In Cervus elaphus chromosome 5, mCerEla1.1, whole genome shotgun sequence, the following proteins share a genomic window:
- the ATAD5 gene encoding ATPase family AAA domain-containing protein 5 isoform X1: MVGVLAMAATAAPPLVKDYEIEACKKRRKDDDRTSCRTITKYLSPMGKTGDRVFSPPKSNNILDYFRKTSFTNEKTQTTKKCKTKSSTPLRADSGKDCLEMPSNTECKKRRKRLNLSHRLSSIKTEHKTPIGINSDESKEDCCLDNDFVESSTSDLLDKKHVEVLAESIQSLKKQSSTMTSKKRSKKVNPKHGPSKINCRTLRKRKHREVIDLSESLPLAEELNLLKKDGNDSKQIRPSLTDEIKSTANDAEPRDQITEIPLLNDSTITVSYEEFLKSHKENKVEQTPDSTVSICIPSETVEDTVRSGCMSDPETYEISQQTRFKTVTVLAQVHPIPPKKTGKIPSIFLKQKQVEMESSLSDPENEQAVQKRKSNVVIHEEELELAVLEAGSSDAVKPKCTLEERQQFMKAFRQPVSDTLKNGVKKSSDKQKELNEKSLNEEERDNSKKVMENPNIQMVSNHGSSQPHTDKGSFPKEKSKTLKKNNKKMLATGGIPAENKEGNTQEKETTPSFKEKQNQNRLRMSLRQKKTELFKSSTLFNKESLVCERTANDDPLKISSPCNNKSSRKTSLPVKDKVIQSKAETEDSLGNVSTPKSSRRSVRSSSAPATVIVRGTDSEDAQEDSPVKASTPKAASLSEKHRLYTAELITIPSDSESPIRMKFTRISTPKKSKKKSKKRSKKSEDADEDFETQTRKVSRASKNVSKAKQLIEKAKALHISKSKSPEEVVTPLRRSSRHQTLPERSETEDSVIIISSSPPPVKQPEKNQKKLQCLNDVLGKKLNKTPKNVPGKVKVAPLFLTRKTQKTADPALGFDESSQDASERSQDCDVQFKAKRDFLMSGLPDLLKRQIAKKAAALDVYNAVSASFQRVVHVQQKDDGCHLWRLKPPTCPLLTKLKELNTKVIDLSKCVMALGEFSTLNSNSKSNNSTVGFMGRRKDLTEEVRNLLLEEIRWSNPRFPLRKYFSLLLKKRTEHQVLSECHCKQESPQLEPIVSRKETKRKRVETENHKSKRRKPNNYLESPRKINGKPEELDKRNNSSGIKLDSSKGLFPKTSRKKQTALSTRCKVETATVEDPDILIIDDDKESSSEVSSIPDSGIEDMLWTEKYQPQNSSELIGNELAIKKLHSWLKDWKRRAELEEGQNLKGKRDEKQEDSLDSRDFKGSSDDEEENRLCNTVLITGPTGVGKTAAVYACAQELGFKIFEVNASSQRSGRQILSQLKEATQSHQVDKQGVNSQKPCFFNSYNIGKSPKKLCSPKKVVTSPRKLPPPSPQSNGPKRTLPPKTLANYFKVSSKPKNNEQIGALPENNKGIKNSFEQKQIIQTKSTNTTNSNVKEFGAEEPNRKNATSLILFEEVDVIFEEDAGFLNAVKTFMATTKRPVILTTSDPTFSLMFDGCFEEINFNTPSLLNVARYLQMICLTENFRTDVKDFVTLLTANTCDIRKSILYLQFWIRSGGGFLEERPLSLCRGNSRNVPLVCSEDDPDFKNNPRNTKRTPTGLPKCDTGCAETLFGLKNIFSPSEDLFSFLKHKIRTKEERCKLIHLLTEFQTQNVDFLYSNLEFILPLPVDIIPETENSSGSSINVDTSAATENMRCLAGTSFEGEKPLKKSPKKKHKKKMVTLDDSDLFDSELDISDECISLPSASSSNLEERKARDKESNPETKKPNKCLESNVESIPRPHITPAEKKCSVLVSHCLNSLTEFVDNMSFLDALLMDVREQRGLGKDDFGWTNGKVKSGLCDEFSLESSDGWTSQRSGEIKAAVEALSFTKCSSAISKALETSLNSCKKLGRDPTKELTFYISQRRNNVRFSQSAANLDSAWQRVAVIKSVFSSRSLLNLGNRQASVIEYLPTLRNICRTEKLKEQGKSKRRFLHYLEGIHLNISKETMNTLAADFP, encoded by the exons ATGGTGGGGGTCCTGGCCATGGCGGCGACAGCTGCTCCCCCTCTGGTGAAGGACTACGAGATTGAG GCATGCAAGAAGCGAAGGAAAGATGATGACAGAACTTCTTGCAGAACAATCACCAAGTATTTATCACCCATGGGGAAGACTGGAGACAGGGTTTTCTCTCCACCCAAGTCCAATAATATTCTGGATTACTTTAGAAAGACTTCATTCACAAATGAGAAGACTCAGACAACAAAAAAGTGCAAGACAAAGTCATCCACACCATTGCGTGCTGACAGCGGCAAAGACTGTTTGGAAATGCCCTCAAATACAGAGtgtaagaagagaagaaagagactAAATTTATCTCATCGACTAAGTAGTATTAAAACTGAACATAAAACTCCAATTGGAATTAACAGTGATGAGAGCAAAGAAGATTGTTGTTTAGATAACGATTTTGTGGAAAGTAGTACTTCCGATTTACTTGACAAGAAACATGTCGAGGTACTTGCAGAAAGTATCCAAAGTCTCAAAAAACAATCAAGCACTATGACCTCCAAAAAAAGGTCTAAGAAAGTAAATCCTAAACATGGGCCCTCAAAAATCAATTGCAGAACATTGAGAAAAAGGAAGCACAGGGAGGTTATAGATCTATCTGAAAGCTTACCCTTAGCAGAGGAACTAAATCTCCttaaaaaagatggtaatgatagtaAACAGATAAGGCCTTCCCTAACTGATGAAATCAAAAGTACTGCGAATGATGCTGAGCCTAGAGATCAAATCACTGAAATACCCCTGTTAAATGACAGTACAATAACTGTCTCAtatgaggaatttttaaaaagtcacaaggAAAATAAAGTGGAGCAGACACCAGACTCTACAGTGTCAATTTGTATTCCTTCTGAAACTGTTGAAGATACAGTCAGAAGTGGTTGTATGAGTGACCCCGAAACCTATGAAATTTCCCAACAGACCCGCTTTAAGACAGTCACTGTTCTTGCACAAGTTcaccccatccccccaaaaaagacagGGAAAATACCCTCCATTTTCTTGAAACAAAAGCAGGTGGAAATGGAAAGTAGTCTGTCTGATCCTGAGAATGAACAGGCagttcagaaaagaaaatctaacgTTGTTATACatgaggaagaattagaattGGCAGTGTTGGAAGCTGGAAGCTCTGATGCTGTGAAACCTAAATGCACTCTAGAAGAAAGACAACAGTTTATGAAAGCATTTAGGCAGCCAGTATCAGATACGCTTAAAAATGGAGTCAAAAAGTCTTCTGATAAGCAGAAAGAGCTCAATGAAAAATCTttaaatgaggaagaaagagatAATTCTAAAAAAGTCATGGAAAATCCTAATATCCAAATGGTTTCAAATCATGGCAGTTCACAGCCCCACACTGATAAAGGAAGTTTTCCTAAGGAGAAAagtaaaacactgaagaaaaataataaaaaaatgttagCAACTGGTGGTATTCCAGCTGAAAATAAAGAGGGAAATactcaggaaaaagaaacaactcCTTCCTTTAAAgagaagcaaaatcaaaacaggcTTAGAATGAGtttaagacaaaagaaaacagaacttttCAAAAGCAGCACATTATTTAACAAGGAAAGCCTTGTTTGTGAACGTACAGCAAATGATGACCCTCTAAAGATTTCCTCTCCGTGTAATAATAAGTCTTCAAGAAAAACCAGCTTACCAGTTAAGGATAAGGTTATACAGTCTAAAGCTGAGACTGAAGACAGCTTGGGAAATGTTTCTACACCCAAGTCAAGCAGAAGATCTGTAAGAAGTAGCAGCGCTCCTGCTACAGTAATCGTTCGAGGTACTGATTCTGAAGATGCACAAGAGGATAGTCCAGTCAAAGCTTCTACTCCAAAAGCAGCCAGTTTATCAGAGAAGCATCGCTTATATACAGCGGAATTAATAACAATACCCTCTGATTCAGAGAGCCCTATTAG AATGAAATTCACCAGAATTAGTACTccaaaaaaatctaagaaaaaatctaagaaaaggTCTAAGAAATCTGAAGATGCTGATGAAGATTTTGAGACTCAGACTAGAAAG GTAAGCCGTGCTTCAAAAAATGTATCAAAAGCAAAACAAttgattgaaaaagcaaaagctttGCATATTAGTAAGTCAAAATCTCCTGAAGAAGTAGTGACACCTTTAAGGCGTTCGTCTAGACATCAGACGCTTCCTGAAAGATCAGAAACAGAA GACTCTGTAATAATAATAAGTTCAAGTCCTCCTCCTGTAAAGCAACCtgagaaaaatcagaagaaactTCAGTGTCTGAATGATGTGTTAGGAAAGAAACTTAACAAGACTCCTAAAAATGTCCCTG gaaaagtgaaagtcgcgcCTTTATTTCTTACTAGAAAGACTCAGAAGACAGCTGATCCTGCCCTTGGTTTTGATGAAAGCAG CCAAGATGCATCTGAAAGGTCTCAGGATTGTGATGTGCAGTTTAAAGCAAAGCGTGACTTCCTCATGAGTGGGTTGCCAGATTTGTTGAAACGACAAATTGCAAAGAAAGCTGCTGCGTTAGATGTGTACAATGCAGTGAGTGCCAGTTTCCAGAGAGTCGTTCATGTTCAGCAAAAAGACGATG gGTGCCATTTGTGGCGTTTGAAACCACCCACTTGTCCTCTCTTAACTAAACTTAAAGAACTAAATACTAAAGTAATAGATCTCTCAAAATGTGTTATGGCTCTTGGTGAATTTTCAACATTGAATTCAAATTCGAAAAGTAATAATTCCACTGTTGGG TTtatggggagaaggaaagattTGACTGAAGAAGTAAGAAATCTTTTGTTGGAGGAAATTAGGTGGTCAAATCCCAGATTTCCTTTGAGGAAATACTTCTCTTTGCTTCTAAAAAAGCGAACTGAGCACCAGGTACTTTCTGAGTGTCACTGTAAACAAG AAAGTCCACAACTTGAGCCCATTGTCAGCCgaaaagaaaccaaaaggaaacgAGTGGAAACGGAAAATCATAAATCCAAAAGAAGGAAACCAAATAACTATTTAGAAAGTCCAAGAAAGATAAATGGGAAACCAGAAGAACTTGACAAAAGAAACAACTCCAGCGGCATAAAGCTAGATTCTTCCAAAGGCTTGTTTCCTAAAACAtccaggaagaaacaaacagCTCTGAGTACAAGGTGTAAAGTGGAAACAGCAACAGTAGAAGATCCTGATATTCTGATCATAGATGATGACAAAGAGTCTTCATCAGAAGTGTCCTCTATTCCAG attctgGAATTGAAGACATGCTTTGGACGGAAAAGTATCAACCTCAGAACTCCAGTGAACTCATAGGCAATGAGCTAGCTATAAAAAAGTTACATAG TTGGTTgaaagactggaaaagaagagctGAATTGGAAGAAGGACAGAATTTGAAGGGAAAAAGAGATGAGAAACAGGAAG ATTCGTTGGATAGCAGAGACTTCAAAGGTAGTTCAGATGACGAAGAAGAAAATCGCCTTTGTAATACCGTTCTTATAACAGGGCCAACAGGAGTGGGGAAGACCGCTGCTGTATATGCTTGTGCCCAAGAACTTGGTTTTAAG ATATTTGAAGTGAATGCCTCTTCTCAGCGCAGTGGTAGACAAATTCTGTCTCAGCTGAAGGAAGCTACTCAGTCTCATCAAGTAGACAAGCAAGGTGTCAACTCACAGAAACCCTGCTTTTTTAATAGCTACAACATTGGCAAGTCACCAA AAAAATTATGCTCCCCCAAGAAGGTTGTTACATCACCAAGAAAACTTCCTCCGCCATCACCACAAAGTAATGGACCAAAGCGAACACTTCCACCTAAAACTTTggcaaattattttaaagtgtctTCTAAGccaaaaaataatgaacaaatagGAGCACTTCCAGAAAATAATAAAG gAATCAAAAATTCTTTTGAACAGAAACAAATTATTCAGACGAAATCTACAAACACAACTAATTCAAATGTCAAAGAGTTTGGGGCTGAGGAACCCAACAGGAAAAATGCAACATCCCTCATTCTTTTTGAGGAG GTTGATGTCATTTTTGAAGAAGATGCTGGATTTTTGAATGCAGTCAAAACATTCATGGCAACCACGAAGAGACCTGTAATCCTCACGACAAGTG ATCCAACATTTAGTTTAATGTTTGATGGCTGCtttgaagaaattaattttaatactcCTTCACTG CTAAATGTTGCCAGGTACCTACAGATGATCTGCTTGACTGAAAATTTCAGAACTGATGTAAAGGATTTTGTAACATTGCTAACTGCAAATACTTGTGATATCAGGAAAAGTATCCTTTACTTACAGTTCTGGATTAGAAGTGGAGGTGGATTTTTAGAAGAAAGGCCATTATCTCTTTGTC GAGGAAATAGCAGAAATGTACCACTTGTTTGTTCTGAAGATGACCCTGATTTCAAAAATAACCCTAGAAATACAAAAAGGACTCCAACAGGCCTTCCCAAGTGTGACACCGGCTGTGCTGAGACCTTGTTCGGCCTTAAGAACATTTTTTCCCCGTCTGAagacttattttcatttttgaag CACAAAATCAGAACAAAGGAAGAACGGTGTAAGCTCATCCACCTTCTTACAGAATTCCAAACGCAGAATGTGGATTTCTTATACAGTAATCTTGAGTTCATTCTGCCACTACCTGTTGATATCATTCCAGAAACAGAAAACTCTTCTGGTTCATCAATAAATGTGGACACCAGTGCAGCAACAGAAAACATGAGATGTCTTGCTGGGACATCTTTTGAAGGAGAGAAGCCTTTGAAAAAATCaccaaaaaagaaacataagaaaAAGATGGTAACTTTAGATGACAGTGACTTATTTGACAGTGAATTGGACATTTCTGATGAATGTATTAGTCTTCCCTCTGCATCGTCTTCAAATTTAGAAGAAAGGAAAGCCAGAGATAAAGAAAGCAATCCAGAGACAAAGAAACCAAACAAATGTCTAGAGTCAAACGTCGAATCTATTCCTCGTCCTCATATAACAccagcagaaaaaaaatgttctgtccTTGTTTCTCACTGTTTAAATTCTCTCACTGAGTTCGTGGACAACATGTCCTTCTTAGATGCCCTTCTAATGGATGTACGGGAACAGAGGGGGTTAGGTAAAGATGATTTTGGTTGGACAAATGGAAAGGTTAAAAGTGGACTTTGTGATGAGTTTAGTCTCGAGAGTAGTGATGGATGGACTTCGCAAAGATCTGGAGAAATAAAGGCGGCTGTAGAAGCTCTCAGCTTTACTAAATGTTCTTCTGCTATTTCAAAAGCATTGGAAACGTCTCTGAATTCTTGCAAGAAATTAGGAAGAGATCCCACAAAAGAGcttactttttatatttctcaaaGACGCAACAATGTACGCTTCAGTCAGTCTGCAGCTAATTTAGA CAGTGCTTGGCAGAGGGTAGCAGTCATCAAAAGTGTATTTTCCAGCCGATCTCTTCTGAACCTGGGTAATAGACAAGCTAGTGTAATTGAATACTTACCAACTCTTCGAAACATCTGTAGGACTGAGAAGCTAAAGGaacaaggaaaaagtaaaagaag ATTCCTACACTATCTTGAAGGAATTCATCTTAACATTTCAAAAGAGACTATGAACACTTTGGCAGCTGACTTCCCTTAA